In one window of Deinococcus sonorensis KR-87 DNA:
- a CDS encoding ATP-binding protein, whose amino-acid sequence MNLLERAPSLEKLLGWWREAASGEGRLVLLAGEAGVGKTVFLREFIRRSERQAEVLVGACDPLATPRPLGPLLDIAGVLGGELERLLLETGRRDAVFRAFLSILSNARTVQIVVFEDVHWADEATLDLLRFLGRRLDRTRVLLVASYRDDEVGPTHPLRAVLGDLATCSSARRLLLSPLSQPAVGRLAEGSGIEPTELYRRTGGNPFYVTEVLASATGGVPPTVRDAVLARAARLSTPARAVLEAASVIGSRIELWLLERVLPSSLNAVDECLSVGVLHGQEDALSFRHELARQAVLESLSPQRRLQLHQRVLQVLSTAPARSIDAARLAEHAEAANDAEAVLHFARLAARRARALKAHREAGAQLSRALRQAHRLTPADHARLLGEYAEECFITDQPEEAIRAHQAALAIWQEMGDQERAGETLSHLARLFVGMGRNADAEQASRASLDLLGALAPGGALAFAYACQAHLRMLNRDNQDAIRWGQRAIELAEAHQRPSLLVLALNTVGTASLLQEDEVGRAFLERSLDLARELKLDEHVALAYRMLGSVAGELYQFPRADRYLQDGLRYCEEHDIDGHRLYMLAWQALSHAYQGRWTEATEAALAVTGRPGTSATSRIMALLALGRVRTRRGDPEVWPALDEALEMAVQTGTLQRLAPVRAARAEAAWLAGDLDRVREEAQAVYDLACEHQHPWFAGELAYWRWKADGAVPAGPGMAEPYALQLAGRWPDAAAAWDRLHCPYEAARALAEGDQEDALKLALHTFERLGARPAAVRTAQRLRERGAGGIPRGPRPSTRANAAHLTPREMEVLRLLGEALQDTEIAARLGLSAKTVGHHVSSILSKLGVRNRTEAVREATRLALLPT is encoded by the coding sequence ATGAACCTGCTGGAGCGGGCCCCTTCGCTGGAGAAACTTCTCGGGTGGTGGCGAGAAGCCGCTTCGGGCGAGGGTAGGCTGGTGCTCCTGGCCGGCGAAGCGGGGGTGGGCAAAACCGTGTTTCTCCGTGAGTTCATCCGGAGGTCGGAACGTCAGGCGGAGGTTCTGGTGGGGGCCTGCGATCCGCTCGCCACGCCGCGCCCGCTCGGTCCTCTGCTGGATATCGCGGGCGTGCTGGGGGGCGAACTGGAGCGCTTGCTGCTGGAGACGGGCCGGCGGGACGCCGTGTTCCGCGCGTTCCTGTCCATCCTGTCCAACGCGCGCACCGTTCAGATCGTCGTTTTTGAGGACGTGCACTGGGCGGACGAAGCGACCCTTGACCTGTTGCGCTTCCTCGGACGGCGCCTCGACAGAACCCGCGTGCTGCTCGTCGCCTCCTACCGGGATGATGAGGTCGGGCCCACCCATCCGTTGAGGGCCGTGCTTGGCGACCTCGCGACGTGTTCCTCCGCCCGGCGCCTGCTGCTCTCCCCGTTGTCGCAGCCCGCCGTCGGGCGTCTGGCGGAAGGCAGCGGCATTGAACCCACCGAGTTGTACCGCCGGACGGGCGGCAACCCCTTCTACGTCACGGAGGTGCTCGCCAGTGCCACCGGGGGCGTTCCCCCCACCGTTCGAGACGCCGTGCTCGCGCGGGCGGCGAGACTGTCCACCCCCGCGCGAGCGGTGCTGGAGGCGGCCTCGGTCATCGGTTCCCGCATCGAGCTGTGGCTGTTGGAGCGCGTCCTCCCGTCTTCCCTGAACGCCGTCGACGAGTGCCTGAGCGTGGGGGTGCTCCATGGGCAGGAGGACGCGCTCAGCTTCCGCCATGAACTGGCGCGGCAGGCGGTGCTGGAAAGCCTGTCTCCACAGCGGCGGCTCCAGCTGCATCAGCGCGTGCTGCAGGTCCTGAGCACCGCGCCCGCGCGGTCCATCGACGCCGCGAGATTGGCGGAACACGCGGAGGCCGCGAACGACGCCGAGGCTGTCCTGCACTTCGCCCGGCTGGCCGCCCGGCGGGCCAGGGCGCTGAAAGCCCACCGCGAAGCCGGCGCTCAACTGAGCCGGGCGCTTCGTCAGGCCCACCGGCTGACGCCAGCGGACCACGCGCGGCTCCTGGGCGAGTACGCGGAGGAGTGCTTCATCACCGACCAGCCGGAAGAGGCCATCCGGGCGCACCAGGCAGCCCTGGCCATCTGGCAGGAGATGGGCGACCAGGAGCGCGCGGGGGAGACCCTCTCGCATCTGGCGCGGCTGTTCGTGGGCATGGGGCGCAACGCCGACGCGGAACAGGCGAGCCGGGCGTCCCTGGACCTCCTCGGCGCCCTGGCTCCCGGGGGCGCCCTGGCGTTCGCCTACGCGTGCCAGGCGCACCTGCGCATGCTGAACCGTGACAATCAGGACGCCATTCGCTGGGGTCAGCGGGCCATCGAGCTCGCGGAGGCGCATCAGCGCCCCTCGCTCTTGGTGCTCGCGTTGAACACCGTCGGGACGGCCAGCCTCCTTCAGGAGGACGAGGTGGGACGCGCGTTCCTGGAACGCAGCCTGGACCTGGCGCGCGAATTGAAGCTGGACGAGCACGTGGCCCTGGCGTACCGCATGCTGGGCTCGGTGGCCGGCGAGTTGTACCAGTTCCCCCGCGCCGACCGGTACCTCCAGGACGGGCTGCGGTACTGCGAGGAGCACGACATCGACGGGCACCGGCTGTACATGCTGGCGTGGCAGGCGCTCTCCCACGCGTACCAGGGCCGCTGGACCGAGGCGACCGAGGCGGCCCTGGCCGTCACCGGGCGGCCGGGCACGTCCGCGACCAGCCGGATCATGGCCCTGCTGGCGCTGGGCCGGGTGAGGACCCGGCGCGGTGATCCGGAGGTGTGGCCCGCGCTGGACGAAGCCCTGGAGATGGCCGTGCAGACCGGCACGCTGCAACGGCTGGCGCCGGTCCGGGCCGCGCGGGCCGAAGCCGCCTGGCTGGCCGGGGACCTTGACCGGGTGCGGGAGGAGGCGCAGGCCGTGTACGACCTGGCCTGCGAGCATCAGCACCCCTGGTTCGCGGGGGAGCTGGCGTACTGGCGCTGGAAGGCGGACGGCGCCGTACCCGCCGGCCCCGGGATGGCCGAGCCTTATGCCCTTCAGCTTGCCGGCCGCTGGCCGGACGCCGCGGCCGCGTGGGACCGCCTGCACTGCCCGTACGAGGCCGCCAGGGCGCTGGCCGAGGGAGACCAGGAAGACGCCCTCAAACTGGCCCTGCACACCTTCGAGCGCCTCGGCGCCCGTCCCGCGGCCGTGAGGACCGCACAACGCCTGCGTGAACGTGGGGCCGGCGGCATTCCGAGGGGACCCCGGCCCTCGACGCGCGCCAATGCCGCCCACCTCACGCCCCGGGAGATGGAGGTGCTGCGCCTGCTGGGTGAAGCGCTGCAGGACACGGAAATCGCCGCGAGGCTCGGGCTCTCCGCCAAGACGGTGGGACACCACGTGTCCTCCATCCTCTCGAAACTCGGCGTGCGGAACCGGACCGAAGCGGTGCGGGAAGCCACCCGGCTGGCCCTCCTTCCAACGTAG
- a CDS encoding cyclopropane-fatty-acyl-phospholipid synthase family protein has protein sequence MSGLQLSGSSLAQPRALTVSRRILRVLFGPPATRPFGVRWWDGQQEGPRGAPATLVLNRPGALRRMLLPPSDLSLAEGYLYGDFDVDGDLVALLRQLVPLGTTLLRPATWLLLLPLLLSLPGDDAPPRPRRSSPHEGEVHSTTRDAQAIRYHYDVGNDFYALWLDQRMVYSCAYFPSGHETLDEAQVAKLDRICRKLRLKPGERLLDIGCGWGALAIHAAQHYGVHVTGITLSPAQLDVARQRAHSAGVADRVTFELMDYRAVPPGRQYDKIASVGMVEHVGRARLQEYFTRVYRLLKPGGLFLNHGIVTATTPRFVRWGFGLLEWYLNRFSFIQEYVFPDGDLRRISETLQRAEQAGFETRDVENLREHYALTLREWIRRLEQHHASVVQLADEVTYRIWRLYMSGSAQSFEAGRIGVVQSLLARPDADGHAGVPLSRADIEQPPPR, from the coding sequence GTGAGCGGCCTGCAGCTCTCCGGGTCCTCGCTCGCGCAGCCGCGGGCCCTCACCGTGTCGCGCCGGATCCTGCGGGTGTTGTTCGGTCCACCTGCCACGCGCCCGTTCGGGGTGCGCTGGTGGGACGGCCAGCAGGAGGGACCGAGGGGCGCCCCGGCCACGCTGGTGCTGAACCGGCCGGGCGCGCTGCGCCGCATGCTGCTGCCGCCCAGCGACCTGAGCCTGGCCGAAGGGTACCTGTACGGCGACTTTGATGTGGACGGGGACCTGGTGGCGCTGCTGCGTCAGCTGGTGCCGCTCGGCACCACCCTGCTGCGCCCCGCCACCTGGCTGCTGCTGCTGCCGCTGCTGCTGAGCCTCCCCGGAGACGACGCGCCGCCGCGCCCCCGCCGCAGCTCGCCTCACGAAGGCGAGGTGCACTCCACCACCCGGGACGCCCAGGCGATCCGCTATCACTACGATGTCGGCAACGACTTCTACGCCCTGTGGCTCGACCAGCGCATGGTCTACAGCTGCGCGTACTTCCCCAGCGGCCACGAAACGCTCGACGAGGCGCAGGTGGCCAAACTCGACCGGATCTGCCGCAAGCTGCGCCTGAAGCCCGGCGAGCGGCTGCTGGACATCGGCTGCGGGTGGGGCGCGCTCGCCATCCACGCCGCGCAGCACTACGGGGTCCACGTGACCGGCATCACGCTCAGCCCCGCGCAGCTGGACGTCGCGCGGCAGCGCGCACACTCGGCCGGCGTGGCGGACCGGGTCACCTTCGAACTGATGGACTACCGGGCCGTGCCGCCCGGCCGCCAGTACGACAAGATCGCCAGCGTCGGCATGGTCGAACACGTGGGCCGCGCCCGCCTGCAGGAGTACTTCACCCGCGTGTACCGGCTGCTCAAACCCGGCGGCCTCTTCCTGAACCACGGGATCGTCACCGCGACCACCCCGCGCTTCGTGCGCTGGGGCTTCGGGCTGCTGGAGTGGTACCTGAACCGCTTCTCCTTCATCCAGGAGTACGTGTTCCCCGACGGGGACCTGCGGCGCATCAGCGAGACGCTGCAGCGCGCGGAGCAGGCGGGCTTCGAGACGCGCGACGTGGAGAACCTGCGCGAGCATTACGCGCTGACGCTGCGCGAATGGATTCGCCGCCTGGAGCAGCACCACGCGTCGGTCGTTCAGCTGGCGGACGAGGTGACGTACCGGATCTGGCGGCTGTACATGTCCGGCAGCGCCCAATCGTTCGAAGCGGGGCGCATCGGGGTGGTGCAGTCGCTGCTGGCGCGCCCCGACGCCGACGGTCACGCCGGCGTGCCCCTGAGCCGCGCCGACATCGAGCAGCCCCCACCGCGCTGA
- a CDS encoding AAA family ATPase, which produces MRPLLDALRGGARPDFGALTAALGDVLPLLDRLHDTKQDPQWHAEGTVAVHTTLVLQEAYDLADTHRLDPETRLALVLAALLHDIGKPLTTRRELDRAGRERIISPRHADRGRSFLAYRLPELQLPHTVQRQVMALVGHHHDPVRTLEAGTPAAFRRLARQVDLRLLYLLEVADTRGRVTADQAARLDDLEYFRLQAEEYGLWTGDDPYADWARHVCAALPDAPAALLDLTLQRGILDHEAGLIHTPHEAVARGYAARGGFPDLVVTCGPSGSGKSSWIAEHLPDHTVVSLDALRQDLAGKRADQSVNGQVLQVAKEQLRAALRRHGRVVWDATNTRRDFRRVPIGLGFDYGALVTLVVFQPPLSALFGRNPGREHAVPPQVLAQQVEHAEFPSLPEAHRTLGLDEYHRWTQLAGFSAAGDRPPNELEGAGRRPRDLW; this is translated from the coding sequence ATGAGGCCGCTGCTGGACGCCCTGCGGGGTGGAGCCAGGCCCGACTTCGGTGCGCTGACGGCCGCGCTGGGGGATGTGCTGCCGCTGCTGGACCGGCTGCATGACACCAAGCAGGACCCCCAGTGGCACGCGGAAGGCACCGTCGCCGTGCATACGACGTTGGTGCTGCAGGAGGCGTACGACCTGGCGGACACGCACCGCCTGGACCCGGAGACCCGCCTGGCCCTAGTCCTGGCGGCGCTGCTGCACGACATCGGCAAGCCGCTCACCACCCGGCGGGAGCTGGACCGCGCCGGCCGGGAACGGATCATCTCACCGCGCCACGCCGACCGGGGCCGCTCCTTCCTGGCCTACCGGCTGCCGGAACTGCAGCTGCCCCACACGGTGCAGCGGCAGGTGATGGCCCTGGTCGGGCACCACCACGACCCCGTGCGGACGCTGGAGGCCGGCACCCCGGCCGCCTTCCGCCGGCTGGCGCGGCAGGTGGACCTGCGGCTGCTGTACCTGCTGGAGGTGGCGGACACCCGCGGCCGCGTCACCGCCGACCAGGCGGCGCGGCTGGACGACCTGGAGTACTTCCGGCTGCAGGCCGAGGAGTACGGCCTGTGGACCGGGGACGACCCGTACGCCGACTGGGCGCGGCACGTCTGCGCGGCCCTGCCGGACGCCCCGGCGGCCCTGCTGGACCTGACGCTGCAGCGCGGCATCCTCGACCACGAGGCGGGCCTGATTCACACGCCGCACGAAGCGGTCGCCCGCGGGTACGCCGCCCGCGGCGGCTTCCCGGACCTGGTGGTCACCTGCGGGCCCAGCGGCTCCGGGAAGAGCAGCTGGATCGCCGAGCACCTGCCGGACCACACGGTCGTGTCGCTGGACGCGCTGCGGCAGGACCTGGCGGGCAAGCGCGCCGACCAGTCGGTCAACGGGCAGGTGCTGCAGGTAGCAAAGGAGCAGCTTCGCGCCGCGCTGCGGCGCCACGGCCGGGTGGTCTGGGACGCCACCAACACCCGCCGCGACTTCCGGCGCGTTCCCATCGGGCTGGGCTTCGACTACGGCGCGCTGGTGACCCTGGTGGTGTTCCAGCCGCCGCTCAGCGCGCTGTTCGGACGCAACCCCGGCCGGGAGCACGCGGTGCCGCCGCAGGTGCTGGCGCAGCAGGTGGAGCACGCCGAGTTCCCCTCCCTCCCCGAAGCGCACCGCACCCTGGGATTGGACGAGTATCACCGCTGGACGCAGCTGGCCGGCTTCTCGGCCGCCGGGGACCGCCCGCCCAATGAGCTCGAAGGTGCGGGCCGCCGGCCCCGCGACCTCTGGTAG
- a CDS encoding GNAT family N-acetyltransferase produces MTRPAAMTIRELRGLSELQLTPPLARAIWGDDDHPEDPALLQVVQRIGGLVAGAVDDAGQLWAYLVALPTREGSVQHSHRLGVHPTCRGAHLGERLKRFQRDWALQRGIQQVRWTFDPLLLINAHLNIHRLGAVVRTFLPDYYGQMSGINAGAPSDRFEAEWALRSARAEARLAGHAQEPWPEQALHPLDGDLPGALPDRLAVCVPADFSRMLREDRDGALAWRRATGPLFTRLFAGGHTLTDVHLARAQYLFTRTGSAC; encoded by the coding sequence GTGACCCGGCCCGCCGCCATGACCATCCGGGAGCTGCGCGGGCTGAGTGAGCTGCAGCTCACGCCGCCGCTGGCGCGCGCCATCTGGGGCGACGACGACCACCCGGAGGACCCCGCCCTGCTGCAGGTGGTGCAGCGCATCGGCGGGCTGGTGGCGGGCGCGGTGGATGACGCCGGGCAGCTGTGGGCGTACCTGGTGGCGCTGCCCACCCGCGAAGGCTCCGTTCAGCACTCGCACCGGCTCGGGGTGCATCCGACCTGCCGCGGGGCGCACCTGGGCGAGCGCCTCAAGCGTTTCCAGCGCGACTGGGCGCTGCAGCGCGGCATTCAGCAGGTCCGCTGGACCTTCGATCCGCTGCTGCTGATCAACGCGCACCTCAACATCCACCGGCTCGGCGCGGTGGTGCGCACGTTCCTGCCCGACTACTACGGCCAGATGAGCGGCATCAACGCGGGCGCGCCGTCCGATCGCTTCGAAGCCGAGTGGGCGCTCCGCAGCGCCCGGGCGGAGGCGCGTCTGGCGGGGCACGCGCAGGAACCGTGGCCTGAGCAGGCGCTCCACCCGCTCGACGGCGACCTGCCCGGCGCGCTGCCGGACCGGCTCGCCGTCTGCGTCCCCGCGGACTTCTCGCGGATGCTGCGCGAGGACCGCGACGGGGCGCTGGCGTGGCGCCGCGCGACCGGGCCGCTCTTCACCCGGCTGTTCGCGGGCGGCCACACCCTGACGGACGTGCACCTCGCGCGGGCGCAGTACCTCTTCACCCGCACCGGGTCCGCATGCTGA
- a CDS encoding ABC transporter permease, with the protein MSAVSGQLSRRARPAPRSVLGRTFRRNVPARVGAVLISLYVAVALLAPVLAPPQGNCRRALNLTDTQTVPGPMAYLRELVAPPDACLQMPRQGFAAQPKPPTPDTPLGSVGGYDIRYGLVWGTRTAFFLGLTIVALTVALGGVIGLAAGFFGGLLDDILMRLTDVTFAFPGLILVLVLVAALGPGLQNIIIALSLVSWAGLARLLRSEVLRLRELDYVAAATSLGSPRLRTALRHVLPNALGPVLSIVVLEMGSLPIVAGALSFLGLGTPLGFADWGQLIALAQQWIQGPPGAPFAYWYVTLFPGLCIALYSLGWNLLGDALGEQLDPRNR; encoded by the coding sequence GTGAGCGCCGTGAGTGGCCAGCTGAGCCGCCGGGCGCGCCCCGCGCCGAGATCGGTGCTGGGCCGCACCTTCCGGCGCAACGTGCCGGCCCGGGTGGGCGCGGTGCTGATCTCGCTGTACGTGGCGGTGGCGCTGCTCGCGCCGGTGCTGGCCCCGCCGCAGGGCAACTGCCGGCGGGCGCTGAACCTCACCGACACGCAGACGGTACCGGGCCCGATGGCGTACCTGCGCGAGCTGGTCGCGCCGCCCGACGCGTGCCTGCAGATGCCGCGCCAGGGCTTCGCAGCGCAGCCGAAACCCCCCACCCCGGACACGCCTCTGGGCAGCGTGGGCGGGTACGACATCCGCTACGGCCTGGTGTGGGGCACCCGCACCGCCTTCTTTCTGGGCCTCACCATCGTCGCGCTCACCGTCGCGCTCGGCGGCGTGATCGGCCTGGCCGCGGGCTTTTTTGGAGGGCTGCTGGACGACATCCTGATGCGCCTGACCGACGTCACCTTCGCCTTTCCCGGCCTGATTCTGGTGCTGGTGCTGGTGGCCGCGCTGGGCCCGGGCCTGCAGAACATCATCATCGCGCTGAGCCTGGTGTCGTGGGCGGGCCTGGCGCGCCTGCTCCGGTCCGAGGTGCTGCGGCTGCGCGAGCTGGACTACGTGGCGGCCGCCACCAGCCTCGGCAGCCCCCGCCTGCGGACCGCGCTGCGCCACGTGCTGCCCAACGCGCTCGGCCCGGTCCTCAGCATCGTGGTGCTGGAGATGGGCAGCCTGCCGATCGTGGCGGGGGCGCTGTCCTTCCTGGGCCTCGGCACGCCGCTCGGGTTCGCCGACTGGGGCCAGCTGATCGCCCTGGCGCAGCAGTGGATTCAGGGGCCGCCGGGCGCGCCGTTCGCGTACTGGTACGTCACCCTCTTCCCGGGCCTGTGCATCGCCCTGTACAGCCTCGGCTGGAATCTGCTGGGCGACGCGCTCGGCGAGCAACTCGATCCACGCAACCGCTGA
- a CDS encoding helix-turn-helix domain-containing protein encodes MAQPASSSIPVEHWATTPEQAHLLLRADLHPLLLRLMTAPQSASELALALGCTVQDAHYRLRALERAGIAQVVETRARAGRPIKRYRMRSDWFVPFELTSAETLLEFLEQQNQPRMNTFLRHLFGHLQAKRETLGFRLRREGEETSLVISTASGRDPLEDRPHLMQWTELRLTPDRAFQLMERLGELFEEYAQDDEETTFTLGLFLGEGALH; translated from the coding sequence ATGGCCCAGCCCGCGTCGAGCAGCATCCCGGTCGAGCACTGGGCCACCACGCCGGAGCAGGCTCACCTGCTGCTGCGGGCCGATCTGCATCCGCTGCTGCTCCGGCTCATGACAGCGCCCCAGAGTGCCAGCGAACTGGCGCTCGCGCTCGGCTGCACCGTGCAGGACGCCCACTACCGGCTGCGGGCCTTGGAGCGCGCGGGCATCGCGCAGGTGGTCGAGACGCGCGCGCGTGCCGGCCGGCCGATCAAGCGTTACCGGATGCGCAGCGACTGGTTCGTGCCGTTCGAATTGACCTCCGCCGAGACCCTGTTGGAGTTTCTGGAACAGCAGAACCAACCGCGCATGAACACCTTCCTGCGCCACCTGTTCGGGCACCTGCAGGCAAAGCGGGAAACGCTCGGCTTCCGGCTGCGCCGGGAGGGCGAGGAGACGTCGCTGGTCATCAGCACCGCGTCTGGCCGTGACCCGCTGGAGGACCGGCCCCACCTGATGCAGTGGACCGAACTGCGCCTGACCCCGGACCGCGCCTTCCAGCTGATGGAGCGGCTCGGGGAACTCTTCGAGGAATACGCGCAGGACGACGAAGAAACGACGTTCACCCTGGGCTTGTTTCTGGGCGAGGGCGCCCTTCATTGA
- a CDS encoding DUF4242 domain-containing protein, which produces MPRYMVERTFPNGLEIPINSEGAAACLNVVDRNADVGVTWVHSYVSDDKRKTFCIYDGPTTEAIRQAAERNGLPVDQISAVSVLDPYFYR; this is translated from the coding sequence ATGCCGCGCTACATGGTTGAACGCACCTTCCCGAACGGTCTCGAGATCCCCATCAACAGTGAGGGGGCCGCCGCCTGCCTCAACGTCGTGGACCGCAATGCGGACGTCGGCGTGACCTGGGTCCACTCGTACGTCAGTGACGACAAGCGCAAAACCTTCTGCATCTACGACGGCCCCACGACCGAAGCGATCCGTCAGGCAGCCGAGCGCAATGGGTTGCCCGTGGACCAGATCTCCGCCGTCTCGGTGCTCGACCCGTACTTCTACAGGTAG
- a CDS encoding ABC transporter permease, with translation MLNFVVRRLLSLPLILLAVTFLIVLVMQLIPPEQRAVAFTTNLQQLGRVQEIIKTNHLDGSVFEQYGLWLRQALSGNLGFSRTSGQPVVATLLARFPATLELTLFTLVPLVGVGVWLGGQAAIHRNRLPDAVIRVIAVLGYSVPSFVLGVWLLVIFYGALNWLPGTGNLGNDSAIVLLTGGVRHVTGLVTIDALLSGQLSVFWDGLKHLVLPAFTLLVVGIPTLIKGTRASMIEALHSDYVRTARAKGVAERTVIHKHARRNALLPVATLISLSLSGLLQGAVLAETLYGYPGVGAWAAQAAAGGDLPGVLGFALMAATIVAVLNLLTDLAYTVIDPRVRFG, from the coding sequence ATGCTGAACTTCGTCGTCCGCCGCCTGCTGAGCCTGCCGCTGATCCTGCTGGCAGTGACGTTCCTGATCGTGCTGGTGATGCAGCTGATCCCGCCGGAGCAGCGGGCGGTGGCGTTCACCACCAACCTGCAGCAGCTGGGCCGCGTGCAGGAGATCATCAAGACCAACCACCTGGACGGCAGCGTCTTCGAGCAGTACGGGCTGTGGCTGCGCCAGGCACTGAGCGGCAACCTGGGCTTCTCGCGCACCAGCGGCCAGCCGGTCGTGGCGACCCTGCTCGCGCGTTTCCCCGCCACGCTGGAGCTGACGCTGTTCACGCTGGTGCCGCTGGTGGGGGTGGGCGTGTGGCTGGGCGGGCAGGCGGCGATTCACCGCAACCGCCTGCCGGACGCCGTGATCCGCGTGATCGCCGTGCTCGGCTACAGCGTGCCGAGTTTCGTGCTGGGCGTGTGGCTGCTGGTGATCTTCTACGGCGCGCTGAACTGGCTGCCCGGCACCGGCAACCTCGGCAACGACAGCGCCATCGTGCTCCTGACCGGCGGCGTGCGGCACGTCACCGGGCTGGTGACCATCGACGCGCTGCTCAGCGGGCAGCTGAGCGTCTTCTGGGACGGCTTGAAGCACCTGGTCCTGCCGGCCTTCACCCTGCTGGTGGTCGGCATTCCCACCCTGATCAAAGGCACCCGCGCCAGCATGATCGAGGCGCTGCACAGCGACTACGTCCGCACCGCCCGCGCCAAGGGCGTCGCCGAGCGGACTGTGATCCACAAGCACGCCCGCCGCAACGCCCTGCTGCCGGTCGCGACCCTGATCAGCCTGAGTCTGTCGGGCCTGTTGCAGGGCGCGGTGCTGGCCGAGACGCTGTACGGCTACCCCGGGGTGGGCGCGTGGGCCGCGCAGGCGGCGGCGGGAGGGGACCTGCCGGGCGTGCTGGGCTTCGCGCTGATGGCCGCCACGATCGTGGCCGTCCTGAACCTGCTGACCGACCTGGCGTACACGGTCATCGACCCCCGCGTGAGGTTCGGGTGA
- the menC gene encoding o-succinylbenzoate synthase produces MRLDRAELRLVSLPLLKPFRTSFGVMTDKTFVLLRLFSEGLEGAAEGVMDVRPEFREETIGGALSLLQDTVLPSVLGQDWANPEQLMRHLSGIRGNRMALATLEMAFWDLWARSLNLPLSTVLGGVRSEVAVGVSLGIQASIEATVQSAVQHAEQGYRRIKLKIEPGWDVAMVRAVKAALGDLPVTVDANASYSLGQINTLRALDTLGLDYIEQPLAWNDMRDHAKLQALMHTPLCLDECITSAQDARKALEMGACRLVNIKVGRVGGHLEARRIHDVAAAFSAPVWCGGMLESGVGRAHNIHLATLENFTKPGDTSSSSRYWARDIIQEPLETSGGMMPVPTGAGTGVTLDLPFLDTVTRTRVDVTSPRTHAAPAAP; encoded by the coding sequence ATGCGACTTGACCGCGCGGAACTTCGCCTCGTCTCGCTGCCGCTTCTCAAGCCGTTCCGCACGTCCTTCGGCGTGATGACCGACAAAACCTTCGTGCTGCTGCGGCTGTTCAGTGAGGGCCTGGAGGGCGCGGCCGAGGGCGTGATGGACGTGCGCCCTGAGTTCCGCGAGGAGACGATCGGCGGGGCGCTCAGCCTCCTTCAGGACACGGTGCTGCCGAGCGTGCTCGGCCAGGACTGGGCCAACCCCGAGCAGCTGATGCGCCACCTCTCGGGCATTCGCGGCAACCGCATGGCGCTCGCCACCCTGGAAATGGCCTTCTGGGACCTGTGGGCGAGAAGTCTGAACCTGCCGCTCTCCACCGTGCTGGGCGGGGTGCGCAGCGAGGTGGCGGTGGGCGTGTCGCTGGGCATCCAGGCGAGCATCGAGGCCACCGTGCAGAGCGCGGTGCAGCACGCCGAGCAGGGCTACCGGCGCATCAAGCTCAAGATCGAACCCGGCTGGGACGTGGCGATGGTGCGGGCCGTCAAGGCGGCGCTGGGCGACCTGCCGGTCACGGTGGACGCCAACGCGTCGTACTCACTGGGGCAGATCAACACCCTGCGCGCGCTGGACACGCTCGGCCTGGACTACATCGAGCAGCCGCTCGCGTGGAACGACATGCGCGACCACGCCAAACTGCAGGCGCTGATGCACACGCCGCTGTGCCTGGACGAGTGCATCACCAGCGCCCAGGACGCGCGCAAAGCGCTGGAGATGGGCGCCTGCCGGCTGGTGAACATCAAGGTCGGGCGGGTGGGCGGTCACCTGGAAGCGCGGCGCATTCACGACGTCGCCGCCGCGTTCAGCGCCCCGGTGTGGTGCGGCGGGATGCTGGAGAGCGGCGTGGGGCGCGCGCACAACATCCACCTCGCGACGCTGGAGAACTTCACCAAGCCGGGCGACACCAGCAGCAGCTCACGCTACTGGGCGCGCGACATCATCCAGGAGCCGCTCGAAACCAGCGGCGGGATGATGCCGGTGCCCACCGGCGCCGGCACCGGCGTGACGCTGGACCTGCCGTTCCTGGACACGGTCACGCGGACCCGGGTGGACGTCACGTCGCCGCGCACCCACGCCGCGCCCGCCGCACCGTGA
- a CDS encoding RNA ligase family protein has product MDTRRKYPRIPHLPWSLGAGHDDTVLGVITGFAGREVVVTEKLDGENTTLYRSGLHARSLDPRPHPSRDWVKGLQGRIGYLIPPGWRVCGENLYARHSLGYDDLESYFYLFSVWDETNTALDWDGTLAWAGRLGVPTPRQLYRGLWDEATVRALPVDPRVMEGYVVRTTAGFAYADFQDHLAKVVRPGHVQTDEHWMHQAVVPNRLRSEP; this is encoded by the coding sequence ATGGACACCCGGCGAAAGTACCCTCGAATCCCCCACCTGCCCTGGTCCCTCGGCGCGGGCCACGACGACACGGTCCTGGGGGTCATCACCGGCTTCGCGGGGCGGGAGGTGGTGGTCACCGAGAAGCTCGACGGGGAGAACACCACCCTGTACCGCTCCGGGCTGCACGCCCGCTCGCTGGACCCGAGGCCGCACCCGTCGCGCGACTGGGTCAAGGGCCTGCAGGGCCGGATCGGGTACCTGATTCCGCCGGGGTGGCGGGTGTGCGGCGAGAACCTCTACGCCCGCCACTCGCTCGGGTACGACGACCTGGAGAGCTACTTCTACCTGTTCAGCGTCTGGGATGAGACCAACACCGCCCTGGACTGGGACGGCACGCTCGCGTGGGCGGGGCGGCTGGGCGTGCCCACACCCCGGCAGCTGTACCGCGGTCTCTGGGACGAGGCGACGGTGCGGGCCCTTCCGGTGGACCCGCGGGTGATGGAGGGATACGTGGTGCGGACCACCGCGGGGTTCGCCTACGCCGACTTCCAGGACCACCTGGCCAAGGTGGTGCGTCCCGGGCACGTGCAGACGGACGAGCACTGGATGCACCAGGCGGTCGTGCCGAACCGGCTGCGGAGCGAACCATGA